ACAGAGAGAGCATGAGCCCAGAGGATGACGACGCCTCTGACCATTCCCTGCACAGGTAGTGGCAACCTTTCTTGCCACACTTTGTTCATTATCCATGTTTAAATTGACCTTCTTGCTGAAGTTTATTTTGTCTCCGCAGGGGGAATAAGATGATCCACAGGTGTTGGAGCAGAATCTTCCAGTCCATCAGCTTCCCCTTCAGCCTGGCTACTGCCTTCATCATAGAGCTGCTCAGCTTCATCACACAGTATGTCATCAAGGTAAAGTTGCTCTCAGAGGGATAATGATGTACATGGGTATATTCAGATACTAGAATTCACTTATTTCAAAGTATATTATATTAGGTTGCATTTAGTTGACCTGTCTTTACCCGTGTGCACACAGGTGTTGATAGTGGGACTAGTCGTAGCGCTAGGGGAACAGGTGATCACACCTCTGTTCGGGGTACTGTTTAGCCACACCCTCCAGCCCATGGCCAGGTGTTTCGTCAACGTCTCATGGGCTGTCAGGGACATTCTCCACTCCCTATTGGCCATTGTTAGGGAAGTCTTTATGCACGTAGCGCTACTCGTCCAATCGTTCAGGCTCGTGGAAGTCAACATGGCTGCTGCTGAGCCTCGTGGCAGACAGGATGAGTGATTCAGGAAGCCCAAGGGCAATTAAAAGCCTATAAAGCTAATATAACTTAACTTTTCTCAGTGATTGAAAGTGTGCCTTTATGTTTAGGAGAAGTGTTGTAGTTTTTAGCTAGTTATTACTAGCTACAATTATACATTAATACAAATATCATagttacatatacagtacacccAATATCATTGTATCATAGCTGCACATGGAATACATCCATTCCTTCCAGTTATTCATAAGAAAACACAATTTTGAAACAGTTACTGAAATcacaaaatgtgtttatttgcaATGTGCTGAACACATCATTCAAGTGGGGTTGAACCATTGTTTTGGAAACAACACTAATGTCTTCGTGTGTGAACATCTACAGTATGAAACTTCGGTTTACACTCTAAAGCAAACACAAGTGACGCAACATAATCACTGTACACTATAGTTACACAGTGTTCGGGAGTAGTGAACTACGTGTAGTTCAACAagtaatttaattacattttgtaGTAGCAAAATTCGAATCTTGGTAGTATTTTCAGTAGTTAATAACTTTTTTTCCCCCATGTGGCAGTGTAGCTAACTattggaactacacactactttgtTGCAACGAGAAAATAAAATATAGGTGAAGTAGGTAagaattttctttcttttttggcatcagacctgcctaattctcactacACACTCTGTTAACATCTGATTCCAGAGTGATTTGTTCTTGCAATATGTAGTCTATGgcatttcagatttagatatgatCATTTTTAACTAAGTatagtagtttggatgtagtgaactactttttcaaatgAAGTTTACTtaactatatttttcttaagggtagctttagtgtagcttaatttcttccagtgtgaagtaattggtagcttgatAAACtacattttcagagtagcttccctaACACTGTAGTTACATTGCATGCGCTTACATTATGACTTTAATTCCTGAAATACTAGTTCTTCAACACTACAAATGAAAGTAATACCGAATGACTTCATTCACATTAAGTCTGGTCCCACACTGTTCTACAGAAAATACACGTTTCTGTTATCAGATTTACATTCGTCCATTTACTCAATCAAGACCTGAAAAGTGGTTGAGCTCTTTTAGGCCAAAATAATCATTTGGAattggagagagaaaaaacactgagaaaacaaaacaatttatAAACATTTTGTCTGTGTACAGTGTTCGTTTGGCTCCATAATGTCAGTTTTATTTTTGAATAAATGTTTAGAGTTCTTTTGCATCTTCCTCAGTGTGAGTCTGAAGCCCAGAGTGTGAGTCTGAATGGTGCATCTGTGGGTTACTTGGTCGTCTGTTTGCTTGGTCGCCGGTTTGTTTCGTTGAGCCCCTGCGCTGCGATTCCCCCGTCAACGTCCTGATGCTGGAGCAACTGGACCTGGCGCCAGCTTCATCCTCCATGGCTATGTCATAATCGTCTGAAAGACAGATCACCGAGTGCATATTCTTATATTGGTTTTCTGTCTCAGACTCCTCTTCAGAAGTGCTTTTGTGTCCGTCTTTGGGATCTCTGATTTGGTGTGTTTTCATCCTGTGACTCTGAGGCTTTTCTGTGTTTGTTCGGTCCTCAGAGGTCTCGCTTACATCTGCGGTCTCACTAGAAGCGCCACTAGAAGCACCCAAAACATCTCTTGACTTATCCGTCCTTTCCCCCTTGGAATATCTCTTCTCTTTTGTGTCAACGGCGCGTTCCCACTCCTTCTCccattccccctcctcctccttctccatatCCCTCTGCttattcctctccttctccttctcgtCTTTCGTCACAGCCCCCATGCTGATGGTGCTGTCAGCTTTCCTGCCATTGGAGAGTAGGGTGGGAGTGAGGTTTTTAACCAAGGGCTCTGGCATCACCAGTATAGGCAGCATGTCGCCTGTTACGGTCCTGGAGCCGCAGTCTGGATAGCTGCTGTGGGAGCGTGGTTGTGGTGGGATCAGTGACTGTTTCCTGGTGTAGACCCCATGTCTCCCATGGAGGCTTTCGGAACCTCCCGAGGCCTCGTAGTCTATGCTGAACCCTTTGTTCTGGTAGCAGACCTCCTCGATCAGGGGGATCATGGGCCGGCCCGAGTTCACCTGTCGATCACGGAAAGAAGGGGCATTTAGAGGGTTGCTTTGAGTTGAAATGGTTGCTTTGTGACTTATGTTCCAACTGATGCAGTGTTGTCCTTGTCCGTGCAAAAGTCTCATTGGTCTCGTTCAGAATTTCAAAAGTACATTGGGCAATTATGGACAAACAATTCAGCACGTTTGAAAAGCTGAGGCTGTACGACCAGATCAAACCGCCCCTCCATGCCCATACCCCGCCTTCCAGGATGCCTCTTCCACAGAGCTAAACAACCGTATCACATTCTGTTCATGTGTTACTTCACGCACATATTTTTTAACAGCTGAAATAAAAACCCTGTAGCATTTTGAAAGAGCATTCCCCAAAATATCTATTTTGTAGGCTAATTTAAGACGACATGATTAGCATGTAGCTACAACCTTCTCTGTCTGTTGTAACTAAGGATATtgcagtagcacaaacataagcAGTACGCACTTTTTTTGGCAATATCCTTATCCTAAACGTGGTGGGAAACCAAATGCATTTAGCCTACATGACAACATAACATGTAGCCTAACGCAGTTATTTCGCAACACCAAACGATATGATAGAGAGTACATCATTGAAATTTGCCAGAGTAGCCTGTTTCAGCTCTGGCCAGCCGAACTAGCACATACGCAGAAGGTACGGTTGTTTAGCTATCGGGAAGAAGCTTCCAGAGAATCTGGTCACGAAGCCACTCCGTTTTTGAAATATTaaaacaccacacattggcttaCTGAATCCatatagatagatactagatCTATTCTATGACTGAATCTATGATATTCCACTTACACATGGGGTTGGGTACTGACCATAAATCGGCTTCAGTCTACGATGCAAAACATAAGCAAGTCAGTATTTCACCTCATCACCAAACTCACAATAATtactccaaaagtattgggacagtggcagttttttttattgttttggctctgtgctaccatgctaccatgattacgaatAATCCTGAATGGATCAGGAGTAAGGATGAGTGAGTGTCGCGCCctcatctgtttcacctgttcttgtgcttgtctccacccccctccgggtgttgcccatcttccccattatcccctgggtacttatacctttgttttctgtctgtctgtgccagttcgtcttgtttgttcaagtcaaccagcgtttttctctcagctcctgattttccccagtctctctttttctcgccctcctggttttgacccttgcctgtcctgactctgagcctgcctgccgtacTGTACCTTGGCcacactactctggattatcggcccctgcctgccttgacctgtcgtttggctgcccctgttgttgcaatacacattgttacttcaacacagtctgcaccttacctgaaacctgatagtatgaactggccatgactgacccagcagacttggaccagctccacaactccatctcctcccaaggagccctCATCGGtagactatgcggtggatttccgcacgCTACCAGCGGagggtgcctggaacccggaagcgctgTTTGACACGTTCCTGCACGGATTATCAGAGGAagtaaaggacgagcttgcagcctGGGAATTTCCGACggatctcgactcactcatcGCTTTAACCATTCGGATCGATTGTCGGCTATGGGAccgtaggagggagaagaggtctgatTGCGGTCCCAAACGCTCACTCAAGGATCCCACCTTGCATTGATGAACTCTGGAAGTCCCCGGCATCTTCGTCTCTGAGAGGATCCGAGCTTACCCGAGTTCCTCCTAGAGCCTCCGAAGACTGCTGATTTGCCCCTCCCAAGCAGCTCGGCAGGGCAAGGCTGTCTCCAGCCAAATGTGTACACAGACTTAACACctagagttgtctgtattgcgatATTGCCGGTCattatgtgtctacctgtcccttcaagagaccGAGCTCATTGGTAGGAATGAGTACTCTGATGGGTCTTAAGGATAATGTTGCTTCTTCCCCTACTCAAccccctctccatgccaccctACTGTGGGGCGACCAGTCCAAGTTTCTCCAGATACTCATCGACTCGGGGGCCGATATGAGTCTTACGGACAttaccctggcgtccgagctgggcatccccactcaacccctctccatttccatggatgttagagcgctggacaggcactctataggccgggtcacccaccaTATCACCCCTATCAACCTACGAGTGtcggggaaccacagcgagacgatACAATTCCTGCTAATTGAGTCTCTgcaggttcccgtggtattgggattctcttggctccagcgacacaatccctcgATTGACTGGCCTACTGGTGCCATCGTGGGCTGGAGCCTGTTCTGCCACACTCATTGCaagtcagctctgcctgcccTGGGACATAttcctgggggcttggaaattgcTCTGGACCTCTCCGCCAACCccacggagtaccaggacctccgggaggggttcagtaaggcccggTCCACTTCGCTTCCGCAGCACCAACCGGTATCCAAGAAGGTCAAGCCGGATGCGCTGGCACGCCGCTATAGCCCCGCGGCTACACCCCTGGAAGCCGAGACCTTTCCCCCCTGCTCCaaaatcattagcccctctgctgttcgtcctctgttgtcccgtaccctccgtatacttcctacttttcatgtgtctagatgtaaacccatgtctcacagccctttgtctcctgtcaCCTGATAGTGAGAAAGgtacagaggcataaatatcatacccaccAAAAATGCTAGCCTCCCCTGCTATTGTATAAGCatatcttgggggtatgatatttgtgcgtctaactttctcactcatcattattcacgattcattcagaatgatccataatcatggtagcatccacattaatgtagaaatgtttagaaacataaaagtgactccaaaatgacacaatacattatttaccaatCATTTCTATTgggtacaaaataatctgaacTACAACCAAAATACACAGCAAATGCGTAGAGTCACAAGCTTTctgtaatcattgtgtgctatgaatatgggaccactTAACTTTTTGCTACTTTAATACACGTAAGTGAATTTGGCCCAATATTTTTGATCCCCTAAAATGGTgcaaaattaaagctgacagtctgcacttttgATGTATCATTTGAAATCCAATGTGCTGGAGTACCgagccaaaacaaaaacaaaaatgccactgtcccaatacttttggagctgtactgtacatgtaactATTATGTTTCATGTGTTACTGTTACACATCACCGATGTGTAACATTTACAGAGTTCACCATAATACATTTTCTCAAGCTGCACTACATTTTCTTGTTGCTGCATCTTGGGAAAACAAAACACAATGCAGAACCACGACGTCACAGTACAACCACAGGTGCCATACTTGAATTAGCATAATTATGCAATGGAAGTGCATCACATGTAAACATTTAACACACATTACACCATCTCACTGTCACAACCACAACATCACTCTAGTGCATACGTCAAAGCAATGCATTCATGAAAACTCACCATCTGGAACCCGCTTAAGCTCTATATAAACAGCATTAGTGAAAAAAGACATCAGGggcatagagggagagagtgaggacgGGATGAAAGAAAGACTGATATGCTGAGTTTGAACTTGTTCTGCCAACCACTGGTTTAGGAGTCAGAGCTCAAAGATTGTAGTTGATATGGCGTTACAgacatgtttaaaaatatatatattagtcCCAATGTTTTTTTGCCTTGGATTACGCTGTAGTTTAGTGGTCGATTAGTTAAGATTtgacagtagctaggtttccatccaattggcgacagattgtCATACCAATATTATAAAACCTGCATATAGGTTTCCACCCCAACATTTTTTCACAAAAACGGttgtgttaaatagcaaatgtgcctactatggtattggcacgtgcgttctagccaacagctctcagatacagtgcgggtaggctagtctacgtGATGAGATTATTATAGATAAGAAGTGaggatatttttatttgtcaaatggcagtcaagcatcgatcatcatgtcaccagaatccgaccattgatatttattggaaaggagcatcaagatcaccgtgcactttcaccaccctgtgaagttcatcatcatttatttcatcagTAGCCTAATAGCCTAatagtagcctaataaactgcatagtttcccgagtcgtagtgggaggaccacacaccatgtcatcgcgtgacatgtttacttcaatatgatggttattgtatcaatatttgcgcataaaggtgtTTCCTCCGGAATTTCTCACTTTACGTTGCGTATTtggttttgtcgacatttggaaagttcaccaacaacttgtttttttacttgcataaaaaggttggatgaaaACCTGGTTAATGACACATTTAGCTCAGATTAGGGTTGTATAAGCGAGCTGTCCTTAGTTGCTTCATTGTGTTTGACTGTAGTACTCAGTGGGTTTACATGTTGTTTCATGCTTATACTTTGTGTCTTTGCCATTCCTGAGCATTCATTCAGTCGCAACTAGCCAGCAGATGGTCATTCAATATTTCAACACCTGGATCAATATCTTTCTTTCACTTGTGTGCGTGCTTTAgttgccactgtgtgtgtgagagagtcatGTGTGTGGATACAATGTGTGTGTTACGTGTACATGGAGCAGCCCTTACCACATTGGGGTGCTTCCCCAGGGTGACAGCCCCTCGTCTGGCCGGGTCCCGTCTCCGTCTCCTCTTGGCCCATCGGATCAGCAGGAACAGGGTGGTCACTAACAGCAGCAGCATCCCACCCATGATACCGCCAGCCATCCTCACATCCATGTCTCTGAACAACCGCTCTTCTCCGAAAGGTGTCCGTGGAACTATGGaggaaaggatggagggataggagaGACGGTTTAGCGTATGAAGTCCAACTGCCCGCACAACTGGTCCATTATCTTCACTTTGCACCGGCTTGTGCTCATAGCCCTGCGGAGTCCTACTCATTCATCCAAACGTTGTGCCTGACGCCCAGATGAAGAGAAAGTTTGTGTCTGTTTTGTAAGCATTTGCTCAGTCTACACTTCTTTGAATGGGGAGAAAATACATTCTGGGAAATTCGAGCAGCTTGATGTCCAGCCAGTTGACTGGCTTAACTCTTCCTATTGTATTCATGTTGTCTGGAGTGGCGTGATTGACCGTGcattgaagggggggggggggggggggggggggggtgaactgGGAGCTGGGAGAttataagtggatcttccagcaagacaataacttcAACATCACACTTAAATATGACAAGTGTAGCTAAAGAATAAATGCATTATGTCATTCGGGTTTGTTCTAAGTCGAACAGCATGGATAAATTCTTATGCTTCTTATCACCTCTTATGCAAATAAGGTCACAAATATTTAATGAATAGATCAACCACACATTAAAAGCCACAAAGAAATAGTTAATTGGccacaaaaatcaacattttgcaatgaccATCTTAGTCTCCGGACTTAAAAcacattgaaaacctgtggtttgaattgaagagagcatttccattgttttggtcgagttcAATTGATGTCTTTCCTGCATCTATAGGCTACACTGTAAGAAAATAGTATTATTCTTTGTTGACATTCAGAGAGCCCTAGTGGATTAACCAGTGTTGATCTGCTCCATATGTTGTGTGTGCACAGTACTGTCATTGTGACTTTCCCTAACTGTTAAAGAGCTGatactgtgtgtgggtgtgtgggtgtggtctGTATGTGGGGTTCCTGTATCCTAACCCGTCCCTTCCCCCTTGACGTGTCAGTAACACTCAGTACTTACCTGGCTGGCCTCTTTGTAGCAGCTCTATGTCGACTGAGGCTTTAGCAACCTCACCTGATTCCTCATCCATAGCGACCACCTATAGGATAAATAATGATATTACAGAGAACTGTAGATTTGAGCCAAAAAAGGCTTCTATGTGTATTTCTAACCTTAATCTTAAATTAAACAAATTTTAATGTGTGTGTTACCTACAGTTGTATTACTACTGGACCACTTATTGGCCTAACCTAGCTATAAAGTTAGCCAGGGACGACTAGTAAAACCAACTGTCCCTGTTTAAACAAATCCAGGTTttacactgaaaaaatatataaatgcaacatgtaaagtgttggtcccatgtttcatgtgctgaaataaaatatcccagaaatgttccaaatacacaaaaagcttatttctctcaaatgttgtgcacaaatttgtttatccCTCTTAGCGAGCATTtgtccttttccaagataatccatccacctgacatgtctggcatatcaagaagattattaaacagcatgatcattacacaggtgcactttgtgctgaggacaataaaaggtcactctaaaatgtgcagttttgtcacacaacacaatgccacagatgtctcaagttttgagggagtgtgcaattggcacgctgactgcaggaatgtccaccagagctgttgccagagaattgaatgttcagttCTCGactataagctgcctccaacgtcgttttagagaatttagcagtacatccaaccggcctcacaacctcagaccacgtgtatggcgtcgtgggggtgagcggtttgctgatgtcaacgttgtgaacagagtgccccatggtggcagtggggttctgcaatgggcaggcataagctatggacaacgaacacgattgcattttattgatggcaatttgaatgcaaagaGATATTGTGACGAGATCTTGAAGCCCAtagtcgtgccattcatccgccgccatcaccttatgtttcagcatggtaatgcacggccccatgtcgcaagaatctgtacacaattcctagaagctgaaaatgtcccagttcttccgtggcctgtatactcaccagacatgtcacccattgagcaagtttggaatgctctggattgacgtgtacgacagcgagttccagttcctgccaatatccagcaacttcgcagagccattgaagaggagtgggacaacattccacaggccccaatcaacagcctgatcaactgtatgtgagttgtgtcgcactgcatgaggaaaatggtggtcacaccagatactgactggttttctgatccacgcccctaccgtTTTTTAAGATGCAgagctgtattcccagtcatgttaaataaatagattagggccaaatgaatttatttcaattgactgatttcatcatatgaactgtaacgtattgcatgttgcgttttatattttatatttttgttcagtatatatttgtcTGACTATGACCGTACCTCTAGGATGTGCCTCTCAAAGGGTCGTAGGCGGTCGGTCTTAGCGATGATAACCCCTTCCTGGGTGATGTGGTACAGTGCAGTTGTGGCTGATGTGGGCGGGAGAGAGTAATGCATTTTTGGATTCACCCCCTGTGAATGGAGGGAAGGTGAACCGAGAGAGGATGTACCAGGAACCAAGATGGGATGAAAATACTTTTGTTTAGGATCCCTTCAAACTAACTAAATTTAGTCAGACACACACATCGTCCCATTGCTTACATCTACGAAGTCCTGGTCTATGGCTTGGACGAGAAGCACCTCGTTCCCATAGGTGGAGACTAGCGTGGCCGGACTGGAGCTCTCGACGATGAAGCCCTTGTACGTGGTTCTGTTAAAGAGGGGAGGGAACCGGTTCTCTGCTAGCACCCGGACCAGCGCTGTCGCCACACTGTACTTCTTTGGGTCATTCAGCTGAGATGCCTGTAGATGAttgatgttgttttcaatgtCAAACAGTCCAGGAAGATCCCATTTCAGATCTATTCGCTTACCAATTAGATTTTTAAAAGGCTCTTAGTACTGTGCCTATTGTCTAATTTGTGGCTTTTTGATTAGGCACTCTACTGATACTAGTGCTTTTATCGTTGTTTCATTCATTATTTTCTTACCATGATGCGTAGTCGGAATATAGGTGTCAGGTGTCTGTTTTCCACCCGTCTAGTCAATGTGATCTCTGCTGTTTGGTTGTCAATCTGAAACCTGTTTTTGTCAGCACCTGAGGCACATGTGTTACAGGTAAATACACAGGCCACGGGACGTCACACAGAATGACCATATGAGTTCACGTCTGTCAAGTGTAAGGCTGCAGTGCAGTCCtttcaaaaaaagaaacattagAGCAGTCTAATGTATTAGACTGTATTTCAATAGGCCTTGAAAATGCCTATTGGCGACTATGGCTTAAGCAGACACTATTAGGTAGGCCCACACCTGAGAGAATGGAGTAGAGCAAAGGCGTATCAAGGCTTCTGTCTCCATCTTCGGCATGAATTGGACCAGGAGAGAAATGCAGTAACATGTCCTGAAACCAGAGAATTACTGCATCTTAGAATCCACATGGATTGTTTAATCAATCAATTGTTACATCTTGACTCCTGCCAGGTTGCCCTCGCAAAAGAGATTTCTAACTTCAAGTGTCTTTCCTGGTTAATATATTAAGGGTTAATTAAAAAAAGAATCAATAGTGTATGCAGTACGCACATCCATATAATAAAAATTCTACAATGAAAGAACTAAGCAGTAGTCATGACCTGGTCCTTTTCTGTGATGTTGACTGCGTAGATGGGATTGGTGCAGACAATCGTGTGGTTGTTGTCCTGGGAGATAGGTGTGCACGGTAGGAACTGAGGGTACTGGTCGTCCCCGTCCTTCACGTTCACAGTCAGAGAGGCGGAAGTGTTGTACCACTCCTTGGTGTTGGTTTCCTGGAGtggatatttattattattttatctaAGCTTCAGTAATGACACCCAATATAATGGAAAACTCTTCCACCTGGCAAGACTGAGAGCAAACCCTTACGGAAAAACCACAttgatttcacatgtggaaaatcacaatttgacatttgacatttttacatgttttgcacatgtgaaaccatgtgtttttggATGTGGATTCAAATTTTCACATGAGATTTCACAGGTGATGCCCTGCGAACAATAATGACTCATTATGATAATCACTCTTGTCACCATGATCTGTTCACCTGTCTTGTGCATATCTCCaccccccccaccaggtgtcttcTATTTTTACCCATTATCCCCTGtatatttatacctgcgttttctgttcgtctgttgccagttcgtcttgtcaggtcttaccagcatgTTTCCCGTTTCTCCTGTGCTCAAGTTTTTGTTTTCTATTCTACCCGgtgctgacctgtctgtctgtcctgaccctgagcctgcctgccgttctgtccctGATTGACTCTGACTTGGATTACGATCCTCTGCCTGTCCTTGACCTGCCCTTTGCCTGTCCCTTAGTTCGATTCtcagaatatttattataacaatccgcctcctgtgtctgcatctgggccaCATCCAGAGTCGTGATACACACAGCACTTTTAACATGGTGTTTTCAACTTAACAACTTTAACCAACAATActacattgtgtatgtttatttatgcagtaattattattcaacatgtcttACCTGGGATtttaactcacaacctcttggtttaCAGCGTTCCGATTTTCCTGCTTATGCCACAATGTCTGTGTCAGTAACCGATTTCGACTGTATTGCTACACTATCCCAACCTTATTAAAAATACAGTCAAGAAAATACAGTCACTGCATGTGTAGTGTCATGGTATTGCATGTAGAAATGTTTCCtccccatgttgtcacattaatttcacattcgTTTCACATGAGATAATGTTCTTCCATGTGctcacatgttgtcacatgtagttttatgttgtcacatgttgcttcacatgttgtcacatgttatgacATTAACTTCACATGAAATTACATTTGATCACATGAGATCACACAAAATCA
The DNA window shown above is from Salmo trutta chromosome 8, fSalTru1.1, whole genome shotgun sequence and carries:
- the LOC115198679 gene encoding protocadherin beta-10-like isoform X1, whose translation is MLTPWGLFLCQLAIITSYHVIKASLCLGGSDIFATVSENSPVGEFIANLSIIGDPTGVNSIRLCLTGENANWFYLEGRTIRLNSSVLRVLDRERHGSVLMAALTCYEDDIIQSEYRVIVEILNENDNKPRFFEKTIQPRYISELTAVNSVVFTVKAIDADGDTITYIIDRALPDASYFRIDLPNSGKVILDKPLDYETKTQLQLVIYAVETNTKEWYNTSASLTVNVKDGDDQYPQFLPCTPISQDNNHTIVCTNPIYAVNITEKDQDMLLHFSPGPIHAEDGDRSLDTPLLYSILSGADKNRFQIDNQTAEITLTRRVENRHLTPIFRLRIMASQLNDPKKYSVATALVRVLAENRFPPLFNRTTYKGFIVESSSPATLVSTYGNEVLLVQAIDQDFVDGVNPKMHYSLPPTSATTALYHITQEGVIIAKTDRLRPFERHILEVVAMDEESGEVAKASVDIELLQRGQPVPRTPFGEERLFRDMDVRMAGGIMGGMLLLLVTTLFLLIRWAKRRRRRDPARRGAVTLGKHPNVSLSGFQMVNSGRPMIPLIEEVCYQNKGFSIDYEASGGSESLHGRHGVYTRKQSLIPPQPRSHSSYPDCGSRTVTGDMLPILVMPEPLVKNLTPTLLSNGRKADSTISMGAVTKDEKEKERNKQRDMEKEEEGEWEKEWERAVDTKEKRYSKGERTDKSRDVLGASSGASSETADVSETSEDRTNTEKPQSHRMKTHQIRDPKDGHKSTSEEESETENQYKNMHSVICLSDDYDIAMEDEAGARSSCSSIRTLTGESQRRGSTKQTGDQANRRPSNPQMHHSDSHSGLQTHTEEDAKEL
- the LOC115198679 gene encoding cadherin-related family member 5-like isoform X2 codes for the protein MLTPWGLFLCQLAIITSYHVIKASLCLGGSDIFATVSENSPVGEFIANLSIIGDPTGVNSIRLCLTGENANWFYLEGRTIRLNSSVLRVLDRERHGSVLMAALTCYEDDIIQSEYRVIVEILNENDNKPRFFEKTIQPRYISELTAVNSVVFTVKAIDADGDTITYIIDRALPDASYFRIDLPNSGKVILDKPLDYETKTQLQLVIYAVETNTKEWYNTSASLTVNVKDGDDQYPQFLPCTPISQDNNHTIVCTNPIYAVNITEKDQDMLLHFSPGPIHAEDGDRSLDTPLLYSILSGADKNRFQIDNQTAEITLTRRVENRHLTPIFRLRIMASQLNDPKKYSVATALVRVLAENRFPPLFNRTTYKGFIVESSSPATLVSTYGNEVLLVQAIDQDFVDGVNPKMHYSLPPTSATTALYHITQEGVIIAKTDRLRPFERHILEVVAMDEESGEVAKASVDIELLQRGQPVPRTPFGEERLFRDMDVRMAGGIMGGMLLLLVTTLFLLIRWAKRRRRRDPARRGAVTLGKHPNVVNSGRPMIPLIEEVCYQNKGFSIDYEASGGSESLHGRHGVYTRKQSLIPPQPRSHSSYPDCGSRTVTGDMLPILVMPEPLVKNLTPTLLSNGRKADSTISMGAVTKDEKEKERNKQRDMEKEEEGEWEKEWERAVDTKEKRYSKGERTDKSRDVLGASSGASSETADVSETSEDRTNTEKPQSHRMKTHQIRDPKDGHKSTSEEESETENQYKNMHSVICLSDDYDIAMEDEAGARSSCSSIRTLTGESQRRGSTKQTGDQANRRPSNPQMHHSDSHSGLQTHTEEDAKEL